One window of the Torulaspora delbrueckii CBS 1146 chromosome 6, complete genome genome contains the following:
- the TPO1 gene encoding polyamine transporter TPO1 (similar to Saccharomyces cerevisiae TPO1 (YLL028W); ancestral locus Anc_4.30): MSDSSPSQKDERPLDNCSSHSSCSTNRSCTSFPNDLSDTVPEGEPADFEGEGNRPSKLSGNEAASITSATESGVAANRRLSRILTGSFQKAERVAVDYSNCPKMGGERPFPPALPSSGLYEVTFDGPNDPIHPFNWPIRTKLILCVVLGLNCISIAMASSIFASGVEQICAIYHVIPVVAILGVSLFVLGFAASPIVYAPLSELYGRRGVLVISAFGFTLFHFAIATAKDLQTIMICRFFAGLIGAAPMAVVPAAFADMFDTNTRGKSICLFALGVFVGPILAPVIGSYIVQHTTWRWLEYVMGIFSGCVFVAIALLFKETHHPTILVNKARAMRKLTNNWGIHAAHETVELSIKEIAQKTIARPIVMLCTEPVLLFVTIYNSFVYGILYLLLEAYPIVFVGGYGFQTNGELPYIALIIGMFFCGAFIWYFEVDYLKRVAKKGGLVPEARLIPMVYAGVVFPIGILWFCWTGNYPDKVHWMVPTVAGAFIGFGLIGIFLPCLNYIIESYLLLAASAVAANTFLRSAFGACFPLFAGYMFNNMGTNWAGLLLGLFAAALVPVPIILLKYGKRIREKSKYAYSG, encoded by the coding sequence ATGTCCGATTCATCTCCTTCACAGAAAGATGAACGTCCACTGGACAACTGTTCCAGTCACTCATCCTGTTCCACCAACCGGTCTTGCACAAGCTTCCCCAACGACCTCTCAGATACTGTGCCTGAGGGCGAACCAGCAGACTTTGAAGGTGAGGGAAACCGACCCAGCAAATTGAGCGGTAATGAAGCAGCTTCGATAACCTCAGCTACTGAGTCTGGAGTTGCTGCAAACAGGAGACTCTCACGTATTCTCACTGGTTCGTTTCAGAAGGCTGAGAGGGTAGCTGTCGATTATAGTAACTGCCCCAAGATGGGTGGGGAAAGACCTTTCCCACCTGCTCTTCCTAGCAGTGGTCTTTACGAAGTTACATTCGATGGTCCCAATGACCCGATCCATCCATTTAATTGGCCTATACGCACGAAACTTATACTTTGCGTTGTTTTAGGATTGAACTGTATCTCGATCGCTATGGCATCATCGATCTTTGCCTCTGGTGTAGAGCAAATCTGTGCGATTTACCATGTTATCCCAGTGGTAGCCATTCTTGGTGTTTCACTGTTTGTTCTAGGTTTTGCTGCTTCACCTATCGTTTATGCTCCTCTTTCAGAGCTTTATGGTAGACGTGGAGTGCTGGTCATCTCTGCCTTTGGCTTCACGCTGTTTCATTTTGCCATTGCTACCGCTAAGGATTTGCAAACTATCATGATATGTAGGTTCTTTGCTGGTTTGATCGGCGCAGCTCCAATGGCTGTTGTTCCTGCTGCATTCGCAGATATGTTTGATACAAACACAAGAGGTAAATCCATTTGCCTGTTTGCATTGGGTGTCTTTGTAGGTCCTATCCTAGCACCTGTGATCGGTTCCTACATCGTTCAACATACCACTTGGAGATGGTTAGAATACGTTATGGGTATTTTCTCTGGTTGTGTGTTTGTCGCCATTGCGttgctcttcaaagagaCTCATCATCCAACTATTCTAGTGAACAAAGCCAGAGCCATGCGTAAGCTGACCAACAATTGGGGGATTCATGCGGCTCATGAAACCGTCGAACtctcaatcaaagaaatcgCACAAAAGACAATTGCAAGACCTATCGTCATGCTTTGTACAGAACCAGTGCTTCTTTTCGTCACCATTTACAACTCCTTCGTCTACGGTATTCTATATTTGTTGCTTGAGGCCTACCCAATTGTTTTTGTTGGAGGCTATGGGTTCCAAACCAACGGTGAATTGCCCTATATCGCCCTGATCATTGGTATGTTCTTCTGTGGAGCCTTTATCTGGTATTTCGAAGTCGATTATCTGAAAAGAGTCGCAAAGAAAGGTGGTTTGGTACCAGAAGCACGTTTGATTCCAATGGTTTACGCAGGTGTGGTCTTCCCTATCGGGATCCTATGGTTTTGTTGGACCGGTAATTACCCAGATAAAGTACATTGGATGGTCCCAACAGTAGCGGGAGCTTTCATTGGGTTTGGTTTGATTGGTATTTTTTTGCCCTGCTTAAATTATATCATCGAATCCTACCTTCTGCTAGCTGCATCCGCTGTGGCAGCCAACACTTTCCTAAGATCCGCTTTTGGTGCCTGTTTCCCACTCTTCGCGGGCTACATGTTCAATAATATGGGTACTAATTGGGCAGGATTACTACTAGGTTTGTTTGCAGCTGCCTTGGTACCAGTGCCAATCATCCTACTGAAATACGGTAAGAGAATAagagaaaaatcaaaatatgcATACTCTGGTTAA
- the FRA1 gene encoding aminopeptidase P (similar to Saccharomyces cerevisiae YLL029W; ancestral locus Anc_4.29) codes for MSTARPSMMSLSGRDPGLYAASGHARPFRPCADCTCSPGLLSRQGRRSSAFLKQLENTRRRKSGRDPYRVSSLSGSGSESVYSSDMLCQSTKEINTTERLLQLRLQMIKHELCCYIVPSEDEHQSEYVSLADQRRSFISGFTGSAGIACITRNLLNFNEKDPDGKSILSTDGRYFNQAAQELDFNWTLLKQGEGPLTWQQWCINEAKEMSEGLGGKVAKIGVDPKLISLEQVKAFKKRIQDSTNSNVQIELVPVEQNLIDVIWSTFEPVPERSSNNLMLLNSAFHGEDFKEKRSRVLKYIHEKHKGAAALVVVALDEISWFLNMRGSDIEYNPVFYAYLLIDDEGTTLYTDNPFQSDVKTYLQENNVDVKPYESIWEHLQQRSSNRDAKFLVPDNSSWQLIRQIGSEQCQPVHSPLDLFKSVKNVTEIRNARVAQVKDGVCLTQYFAWLEDQLVSNEALIDEYHAADKLTQIRKTQRDFMGNSFETISSTGANAAVIHYAPPEDGSSMIDPSKIYLCDSGSQFKEGTTDITRTVHMTTPTQEEIDNYTLVLKGNLAVERLVFPEGTSGLHIDSIARQYLWSRGLDYKHGTGHGIGSFLNVHEGPIGIGQRPSLAQFPLQAGNIISNEPGYYKDGEYGLRLENDLLVKHAQTASGNGKFLKFENLTLVPYCKKLINVKMLTKEEKLQINEYHSRVWQSVAPLLQPQSLSFKWLKNETSSL; via the coding sequence ATGTCGACTGCCAGACCATCGATGATGTCGTTAAGTGGACGTGACCCCGGTCTATATGCTGCTAGTGGTCATGCAAGACCTTTTAGACCATGTGCGGATTGTACTTGCTCGCCTGGTCTGCTTTCAAGACAGGGGAGAAGGTCTTCGGCATTTTTGAAGCAACTAGAGAATACtaggagaagaaagagcgGTAGAGATCCTTATCGGGTCTCTTCCTTGAGTGGCAGTGGCAGTGAGTCAGTATATTCTTCTGATATGCTTTGCCAGTCTACTAAGGAGATCAATACCACGGAGAGACTTTTGCAATTGCGGTTGCAGATGATTAAACATGAATTGTGTTGTTACATTGTTCCCAGCGAAGATGAACATCAGTCCGAGTATGTTTCCCTCGCTGATCAAAGACGATCCTTCATTTCTGGATTCACCGGTTCTGCCGGGATCGCGTGTATCACACGCaaccttttgaatttcaacGAAAAGGATCCCGATGGGAAATCTATTTTGAGTACTGATGGTCGTTATTTCAATCAAGCTGCTCAGGAACTGGATTTCAACTGGACACTGTTGAAACAAGGCGAAGGTCCGCTTACCTGGCAACAATGGTGCATCAATGAAGCAAAGGAAATGTCGGAGGGACTGGGTGGCAAAGTGGCTAAGATCGGTGTAGACCCTAAACTGATCAGTCTAGAGCAGGTTAAggctttcaagaaaagaatacaagattcaacaaactcaaaTGTTCAAATAGAATTGGTTCCCGTGGAACAAAATCTGATAGATGTTATCTGGAGCACTTTTGAGCCTGTTCCTGAAAGATCATCAAACAATTTAATGTTGTTAAACTCAGCATTCCACggtgaagatttcaaggaGAAGCGTAGTCGTGTACTGAAGTACATCCACGAGAAACACAAAGGAGCAGCAGCATTAGTGGTTGTGGCACTGGACGAAATTTCGTGGTTTTTAAATATGCGTGGTTCCGACATTGAGTACAATCCAGTTTTTTACGCTTACCTCCTAATAGACGATGAAGGAACAACTTTGTATACAGACAATCCTTTCCAATCCGATGTTAAGACTTACTTGCAAGAGAACAACGTTGACGTTAAACCTTACGAGTCCATATGGGAACATCTCCAACAGCGTTCTAGCAATCGTGATGCCAAATTTTTGGTCCCCGATAACTCGTCATGGCAATTGATCCGTCAAATTGGATCAGAACAATGTCAACCAGTTCATTCTCCGTTggatcttttcaaatcggTCAAGAACGTTACAGAGATCAGAAATGCGCGTGTGGCTCAAGTGAAGGACGGTGTATGTTTAACGCAATATTTCGCATGGTTAGAGGACCAATTAGTATCAAATGAAGCATTAATTGATGAGTACCATGCCGCGGACAAATTGACGCAGATCAGAAAGACTCAAAGAGATTTCATGGGCAATTCATTTGAgaccatttcttctaccGGAGCCAACGCCGCTGTGATCCACTATGCACCACCAGAGGATGGATCCTCGATGATTGATCCTTCTAAGATCTATCTGTGCGACTCTGGATCgcaattcaaagaaggtACAACCGATATTACAAGAACCGTGCACATGACAACGCCAACGCAAGAAGAGATCGACAACTACACGCTGGTCCTGAAGGGCAATCTGGCTGTCGAGAGGCTAGTGTTCCCCGAGGGTACTAGTGGTCTACATATCGATTCCATCGCTAGACAGTATCTGTGGTCACGTGGCCTCGACTACAAGCATGGAACTGGCCACGGGATCGGATCCTTCCTGAACGTTCATGAGGGTCCTATTGGGATCGGTCAACGGCCAAGTCTAGCCCAATTCCCACTACAAGCGGGCAACATTATCAGCAACGAGCCCGGTTATTACAAGGATGGTGAATACGGTCTAAGGCTCGAGAATGATTTACTAGTGAAGCACGCTCAAACAGCAAGCGGAAATGGgaaattcttgaagtttgaaAACTTGACTCTTGTACCGTACTGCAAGAAACTGATAAATGTTAAGATGTTGActaaggaagaaaaattacagATCAACGAGTACCATTCACGAGTATGGCAATCAGTCGCACCTCTTTTACAACCACAAAGTCTAAGCTTCAAGTGGCTAAAGAACgagacttcttctttatAA
- the GPI13 gene encoding mannose-ethanolamine phosphotransferase GPI13 (similar to Saccharomyces cerevisiae GPI13 (YLL031C); ancestral locus Anc_4.28), whose translation MDERSIKRTLLSTSADEKRLYRTRIQKFRKSHTLYVILLASLALLQFIAIAFFTRGFLLTRQVLDDVAIKTAEYGKFDKAVVLIVDALRFDFVIPVDQDHQGYSGNFHNNIDVLYESMFADQGSSLLLKFIADAPTVTLQRLKGLTTGSLPTFIDAGSNFDGSVIEEDNLIKQMYEQGKQIYFAGDDTWESLFSPFLSPRSKYYESFNVWDLDTVDNGVISYFNEHLLETANRDWDVLIGHMLGVDHVGHKYGPNHFTMREKQLQVNDFLIKIKETIDDDTLLVIMGDHGMDHTGNHGGDSKDELESTLFLYSKRPNMWGLNDPSQYNTTDLGAYYREVNQIDLVPTLSILMGLPIPFNNLGWPIEEIATSSEERDLYARIALEQLELYKKTSNMVTNPEKSTMLENAWIEAMGNPSLGAAYQRQFLEVCKDLWTRFDYWSIGTGITLLTISLVLLLAITKLIPSIVVGQMVPEFVPWIVTMSLVSNACLHGLFYVFKQPAFLEDALWCSLLATAIGICVGCCIPVLDRYNLKWIFIRFLEDLSDYWSRIGALLLTLHAISFTSNSFTIWEDKIVSFLLITLGMLTLYEFVFLPKRQSTTALLTATISEKQGTSSGVCQSTANSDSLPLTRFARLLGLYHSIVLIVCTRLASTITICREEQGEYCVPTFTNKNNYSIWCMGLCLLVVALLPSCIKGYYNLSLSYQAAAPIWIDIFLKGVLFSNFIYWTLTSLENNITGLTWNVTIFKFTIARIIAGFSLIASNIGWMMGPLCVKLNVDNTDAKSHQATILGYANAYGAQFFLLVINAIMSIMLFNKPLAQLSLYLMCNQLLSILEIIDLLKLRENIIGPFALALLAYSQFFSTGHQATIPSVQWDVGFILSETVKFPFTHLPIVLNTFGPHIIVGLSVALLTLWKQQPDVLKPQTLLGRIVSNCGSLLVYNTVLCLSSFVWVTHFRRHLMVWKIFCPRYLFASMSLIAVQLVVTFGTVAFASGRIIRQINDIFWK comes from the coding sequence ATGGATGAACGCTCAATTAAACGGACATTGTTGAGCACTTCTGCCGATGAAAAGAGGTTATATAGGACGCGAATCCAGAAATTTAGGAAATCACATACCTTGTACGTGATATTACTCGCATCTTTGGCTCTTTTACAATTTATTGCCATTGCATTCTTCACAAGAGGATTCCTTTTGACTAGACAAGTACTCGATGATGTGGCAATTAAAACAGCAGAGTACGGTAAATTTGATAAAGCTGTTGTTCTTATTGTAGATGCTTTGAGATTCGATTTTGTGATACCAGTGGATCAGGATCACCAGGGGTATAGTGGTAATTTCCACAATAACATAGATGTTCTTTACGAAAGCATGTTTGCGGATCAAGGTTCTTCACTactgttgaaatttattGCAGATGCACCTACTgttactttgcaaagactCAAGGGACTGACTACTGGATCATTACCGACTTTCATAGATGCGGGTTCCAATTTTGATGGTAGCGTCATTGAGGAGGATAACCTGATCAAACAGATGTATGAGCAAGGCAAACAAATTTATTTCGCCGGAGATGATACTTGGGAAAGTCTCTTTAGTCCCTTTCTTTCACCACGTAGCAAGTACTACGAGTCGTTTAACGTATGGGACCTCGATACAGTGGATAACGGTGTGATTTCTTACTTCAATGAGCATCTGTTGGAGACTGCGAACCGTGACTGGGATGTACTCATTGGACACATGTTAGGTGTCGATCACGTAGGGCATAAGTACGGTCCTAACCATTTCACCATGCGTGAGAAACAGTTGCAGGTTAATGactttctcatcaaaattAAAGAAACAATAGACGACGATACATTATTGGTAATCATGGGTGATCATGGTATGGATCATACGGGGAATCATGGTGGTGATTCTAAGGACGAATTGGAAAGTACACTGTTTCTCTACAGCAAGAGACCAAATATGTGGGGTTTGAATGATCCTTCTCAGTATAACACTACTGATTTAGGTGCATACTACAGAGAAGTAAATCAAATTGATTTGGTACCAACTTTGTCGATTCTAATGGGGTTGCCTATTCCTTTCAACAATCTTGGATGGCCGATTGAAGAGATCGCTACTTCGAGTGAGGAGAGGGATCTATACGCTCGCATTGCGTTAGAGCAACTAGAATTGTACAAGAAGACAAGCAATATGGTGACAAATCCCGAAAAGAGTACTATGTTGGAGAATGCTTGGATTGAGGCGATGGGCAACCCCTCGCTAGGCGCCGCCTACCAAAGACAGTTTTTGGAAGTTTGTAAAGATCTTTGGACCAGATTCGACTACTGGAGCATTGGTACTGGTATCACTCTCCTTACAATCTCactggttcttcttctagcCATCACCAAATTGATACCGTCGATCGTAGTGGGGCAAATGGTGCCTGAATTCGTACCGTGGATTGTAACGATGTCATTGGTATCGAACGCCTGTTTACACGGGCTTTTCTACGTTTTCAAACAGCCCGCCTTCTTGGAGGATGCCCTCTGGTGCTCGTTGTTGGCAACAGCTATTGGTATCTGTGTCGGGTGTTGTATACCTGTGTTGGATCGTTACAACTTGAAATGGATCTTTATCAGGTTCCTTGAAGATTTGTCCGATTACTGGTCTCGAATTGGTGCATTATTACTAACACTTCACGCCATTTCATTTACGTCAAATTCCTTTACAATTTGGGAAGACAAGATTGTCAGCTTTTTGTTGATAACTTTGGGAATGCTGACGTTATACGAGTTTGTCTTTTTGCCAAAGAGACAGTCTACTACGGCTCTGTTGACAGCTACGATCAGTGAAAAGCAAGGTACCTCATCGGGAGTTTGTCAATCTACTGCCAACTCAGATTCTTTGCCTTTGACTAGATTTGCTCGATTACTCGGTCTCTATCATTCCATTGTACTGATAGTTTGTACCAGACTTGCATCCACAATCACTATCTGTcgagaagaacaaggagAGTACTGTGTGCCTACTTTCACTAACAAAAACAACTACTCAATTTGGTGCATGGGATTATGTCTGTTGGTTGTTGCATTGCTACCGTCGTGTATCAAGGGTTATTACAACTTATCTTTGTCCTACCAGGCAGCTGCGCCCATATGGATCgatatttttttgaaaggtgTGCTCTTCTCAAACTTCATTTATTGGACTCTCACTTCATTGGAGAATAACATCACTGGCTTGACGTGGAACGTTACGATATTCAAGTTCACCATTGCCAGAATAATTGCCGGTTTTTCCTTGATTGCATCAAATATTGGTTGGATGATGGGACCGTTGTGTGTCAAATTGAACGTCGATAATACAGATGCCAAGTCTCATCAGGCAACCATATTAGGCTACGCAAATGCTTATGGTGCGCAATTTTTCCTTCTGGTGATCAATGCGATCATGAGCATTATGCTGTTTAACAAACCACTAGCGCAACTTTCCCTCTACTTGATGTGCAATCAACTACTGTCCATTTTGGAGAttattgatcttttgaaattgaggGAAAACATTATCGGTCCTTTTGCATTAGCCCTATTAGCATATTCACAGTTCTTCAGCACAGGTCATCAGGCTACCATCCCCTCTGTTCAATGGGACGTTGGTTTTATTCTTTCTGAAACCGTTAAATTTCCTTTTACTCATTTGCCGATAGTTTTAAACACATTTGGTCCACATATTATAGTAGGCCTCTCCGTGGCTTTACTAACTCTATGGAAGCAACAACCGGACGTTTTGAAACCGCAGACTCTTCTTGGGAGGATTGTTTCCAATTGTGGATCTCTTCTGGTTTACAACACCGTTCTATGTTTGAGCTCTTTTGTGTGGGTTACACATTTCCGCAGACATTTGATGGTGTGGAAGATTTTCTGTCCCAGATACTTGTTTGCAAGTATGAGCTTAATAGCCGTTCAGCTGGTTGTTACTTTCGGTACGGTGGCGTTTGCTAGTGGAAGAATTATAAGGCAAATTAACGACATTTTTTGGAAATGA
- the SNF6 gene encoding Snf6p (similar to Saccharomyces cerevisiae SNF6 (YHL025W); ancestral locus Anc_4.27), translating into MAVIRKRRTPHTKSGRQQQLQQQQQLRAKQRFENSRLQPEQATTMIHDESDTVSYRSYLLMNFVKSAEYIDILTTQPVTNDKIRPPRLFKESFTLEAMKQRLKVQKEQLSCAKEALETFTWGDDEDSRFLKDKLVKSETEQVDSDALLKKYLKHFGLRSQNGKAVFYEGKFSNLRGDTREAPPDYWGKHAIMVQEQREKALLLKKQQEEAERERSRQIEEEKRNAEMEEAARRQERLKQVQLEQLRQREQLSMQGVDEESLFPEPAPQNPDSFLQSRGSSHNLQFAAPTQVASFNSGPQEHLQRQQGEMQQPAQPDLLEKQQQEQQSKQQAELQQQQQEQQHQQQQQQQQQQQQQQQQQQHQQQQQQQQQQPPQEAMETIFGDFDNEPFNNGFEDDFGDLDTAFL; encoded by the coding sequence ATGGCTGTAATTAGGAAGAGACGTACTCCGCATACAAAGTCTGGCCGTCAACAACAGTtacagcagcagcaacagctGCGGGCTAAGcaaaggtttgaaaatTCGAGGTTGCAGCCTGAACAGGCTACTACAATGATCCACGATGAGAGTGACACTGTTTCGTATAGGTCTTAtttgttgatgaactttGTTAAATCGGCTGAATATATTGATATATTGACAACACAACCAGTCACCAACGATAAGATTCGTCCTCCACGCCTGTTCAAGGAATCTTTCACTTTAGAAGCTATGAAACAGAGATTGAAGGTTCAAAAGGAACAATTGTCTTGTGCCAAGGAGGCTTTGGAGACTTTTACTTGGGGGGATGATGAGGATTCACGATTCTTGAAGGATAAGTTAGTCAAATCTGAGACCGAACAGGTGGATTCCGATGCGTTACTGaaaaaatatttgaaaCATTTTGGCCTGCGTTCGCAGAATGGTAAAGCGGTTTTCTACGAAGGTAAATTCAGCAATTTACGTGGTGATACACGAGAAGCACCACCGGATTATTGGGGAAAGCATGCCATTATGGTGCAGGAACAGAGAGAAAAGGCACtattgttgaagaagcagcagGAGGAAGCCGAGAGAGAAAGGTCACGCCAGATcgaggaagagaagaggaaTGCAGAAATGGAAGAGGCAGCTAGGCGACAAGAGAGGCTGAAGCAGGTACAACTGGAGCAGTTGCGACAAAGAGAACAACTTTCAATGCAAGgagttgatgaagagtcTCTCTTTCCGGAGCCAGCTCCGCAGAATCCAGATTCTTTCCTACAGAGCCGTGGCTCGAGCCATAATCTACAATTCGCAGCTCCCACACAAGTTGCGTCATTCAACTCAGGTCCTCAAGAGCACTTACAGCGACAACAAGGTGAAATGCAACAGCCGGCGCAACCCGATCTGTTGGAAAAGCAGCAACAGGAGCAGCAATCCAAGCAACAAGCGGaactacaacaacaacaacaagaacaacaacatcagcaacagcaacagcagcaacagcaacagcaacaacaacaacaacaacaacaacatcagcaacagcagcaacaacaacaacaacagccACCTCAGGAAGCAATGGAAACAATCTTCGGTGATTTCGACAATGAACCTTTCAATAatggatttgaagatgattttggGGATCTCGATACGGCTTTCTTATAA
- the TDEL0F01710 gene encoding uncharacterized protein (similar to Saccharomyces cerevisiae YLL032C; ancestral locus Anc_4.26) — protein MSARIFSRFQTCVFCETPSVYRSGRLWRIAEGELSRLNLEEAIYSLPPDASNVEVIELGNGVFDVKGVTESGYSEPMTCLTSQMNYHETSIGQDLKRSFDSLSNEFDVEIVVTKDAVYSRDQKRSTKGSLSVHLLGLSSHVSAADAHLASLIELYEGSKSGAVPRFVECFDLEAYSLLPQVIGVDMANLRHVSSTYKTQVRVPSLILPFKDRKAQIHLSGEIHSLVLSAKDALMEIMERSQSSIYYFKLSNVSPGKLLFIKNYYPSEMARLMIKYRSFIRVTDSCIEFQSPCLTLLNSVIKVFTINVLHQIVEVQITLHSDFAFTDDMVRLIISNEKGGSLNAMKITNHEDQLLLIGNHSTMHDNLAANKKNSDIIYHLAMILRALPPNSLKQLRAVFELHSDYEEFISGKKNGKVTRIMESAPCLIKLEKLEEDDNLFLILIADSLSEFSNTFAMVINELPAEESFFVPEVYHRPVIGAGGSIIQATMKRYNVFVRFSNSFFLPQNDLSHARYDNVIIRCPFKNVSTISEAKRELNLLAREYGDLQPRTFIKFSPGQYRFMLSTSCHKGAQIIGEIEKTYNVYVIFPFEEPPEKYLLEIRGNADNSMQAAKELVKTCFGIERELKVNKPISLTSDIYNSIITPFKQNMKIEATFSENTVRLTYEQGNSSVTSAMDLLTNFLKERNLRILSKDVIVDFIISNNHDTYDPSFNSDGSTSGMNSNFEVGEYYQPMLSNGAIGGKIMLPQVQARRSANVQNSLNARNTDYNLAKHPYPVYNQQQFPNA, from the coding sequence ATGAGTGCTCGGATTTTTAGTCGGTTTCAGACCTGTGTGTTCTGCGAGACCCCTAGTGTGTATCGGTCAGGACGTCTGTGGAGGATCGCTGAAGGTGAATTGAGTCGTTTGAACCTTGAGGAAGCGATATATTCTCTGCCACCTGATGCTAGCAATGTTGAGGTGATTGAGTTAGGGAATGGAGTGTTTGATGTCAAGGGAGTTACGGAGAGCGGCTATTCTGAGCCAATGACTTGTTTGACTAGCCAAATGAATTACCATGAGACAAGCATTGGGCAAGATTTAAAGCGAAGCTTTGATAGCTTGTCGAACGAATTTGATGTCGAGATTGTTGTCACGAAGGATGCAGTATATTCAAGGGACCAGAAGAGGTCAACGAAAGGGAGTTTGTCCGTTCATTTGTTAGGTCTATCGTCGCACGTTTCAGCAGCTGACGCCCACTTGGCGAGCCTTATTGAGCTGTATGAAGGCTCGAAATCCGGAGCGGTACCCAGGTTTGTAGAATGCtttgatttggaagcttATTCACTATTACCGCAGGTTATTGGGGTTGATATGGCCAACCTAAGGCATGTGTCGTCTACTTATAAGACACAAGTACGTGTTCCGTCTCTAATACtgcctttcaaagatcgCAAAGCTCAAATCCACTTGTCGGGCGAGATCCATTCCTTGGTCTTGTCTGCTAAGGATGCTCTAATGGAGATAATGGAAAGATCTCAATCCTCGATTTACTATTTCAAGCTTAGTAATGTCTCACCCGGTAAGTTGTTATTCATTAAAAATTACTACCCATCTGAAATGGCCCGTCTAATGATCAAATATCGGTCCTTTATCAGAGTCACGGACTCATGCATTGAATTTCAATCCCCATGCTTGACTTTACTTAACTCAGTCATCAAGGTTTTCACCATAAACGTTCTCCACCAGATAGTAGAGGTGCAGATAACTCTGCATAGTGATTTTGCCTTTACCGATGATATGGTTAGACTGATCATTTCTAATGAAAAGGGCGGCTCTTTGAATGCTATGAAGATAACCAATCACGAGGATCAACTCTTGCTCATTGGGAATCATTCTACCATGCATGACAATTTAGCCGCCAATAAGAAAAACAGTGATATTATCTATCACTTGGCGATGATCCTGAGGGCATTGCCACCCAATTCACTGAAACAGTTGAGAGCCGTGTTTGAACTTCATTCAGACTATGAAGAATTTATATCTGGTAAAAAGAACGGAAAAGTGACACGTATAATGGAGAGTGCTCCATGTTTAATCAAGCTGGAAAAACTCGAGGAAGATGATAACCTATTTTTGATCCTGATAGCCGATAGCTTAAGTGAGTTCTCTAACACGTTTGCGATGGTAATTAACGAACTACCCGCCGAAGAGTCATTCTTTGTACCCGAAGTTTACCATCGACCGGTAATAGGAGCTGGAGGGTCAATCATTCAGGCTACTATGAAGAGATACAATGTATTCGTTCGATTTTCCAACAGTTTCTTTCTGCCACAAAATGATCTCTCGCACGCTAGGTACGATAATGTGATCATAAGATGTCCTTTCAAGAACGTCTCTACCATTTCAGAGGCTAAAAGAGAACTGAATTTACTTGCGAGAGAGTATGGTGATTTACAACCAAGAACTTTTATTAAGTTCTCACCTGGTCAGTACAGATTCATGCTATCAACTTCATGTCATAAAGGAGCTCAGATAATTGGTGAGATCGAAAAGACTTACAATGTGTACGTAATATTTCCGTTTGAAGAGCCTCCAGAGAAGTATCTACTTGAGATCAGAGGCAATGCCGATAATTCAATGCAAGCTGCGAAGGAACTGGTCAAGACATGTTTTGGCATTGAAAGGGAACTAAAAGTAAATAAGCCCATCAGTTTGACAAGTGACATTTACAACAGTATCATAACTCCTTTTAAACAAAATATGAAAATAGAGGCCACGTTCTCGGAAAATACCGTGAGGTTAACATATGAACAAGGAAACTCTTCAGTAACAAGCGCTATGGACCTTTTGACCAACTTCTTAAAGGAGCGAAATTTGCGAATACTATCAAAAGATGTGATAGTTGATTTTATCATTTCCAACAATCATGATACCTATGATCCAAGTTTCAATTCAGATGGATCGACAAGTGGCATGAACTCAAATTTCGAAGTCGGAGAATACTACCAGCCGATGCTGTCAAATGGTGCTATTGGAGGTAAAATCATGCTTCCTCAAGTTCAAGCCCGAAGATCCGCCAATGTGCAAAACAGTTTGAACGCCAGGAACACAGACTATAATTTGGCTAAACATCCATATCCAGTTTACAACCAGCAACAATTTCCAAATGCTTAA